CAAACGGGATCCCAATTGGGGATATGCGATATCAATTGCGAGTATGAAGTAGAAGGAACGAATCTGATTAGCTGTTGTTATAATCCTAATCGCGGAAGTACATTCTTTCAAATTCTCGATACACCATTGATGGCAGCATCCTGGAATAAAATTATTCACAGAAGTTTATTTGAAGGTTTGGACTATCCTACCGGGCTTAATAATGAAGACGTAGCAGTTACACCTATTATATTAGGTCGCGCGAATCATTGTGTAATCGTAAAAAAGCCAATGTATAAATATGTTCAACGCCCGGGGTCCATTCAGAACTCAACATTTAATAATAAGCGTTTTGTCATTATTGAAACAACTAATATTGCTATTGAGCGTGCTGCTGACTTTCCGCTTCATATACAAGAGCAGATCAAAGGTTCTCTATATATCCATCAAATATTAGGGCTTGTTCTTTATCCCATTAGGCAGCAGAGCTTTCTTAAGAGATATTCGATGATCAAGGAATATATGAAGAAAGTTGATGGATATTTTATTGATTTTTTCCAAAACAGATATGTGATGGATAATGGAATGACAGATACGTATAAGAATCGAATTTTCAAAAGATTAAGTACCAGACTCTTGAAAAAAAAGCTGTATTTAGTTACTTCCATCTTTTTTGGGCTCGTTAATTTAGCCGAACAAATAAATTCACAAATGGTTAAGAAGGGGCATAAATAAGTGAGTGTTGATTTGAATGTTAATAAAAGAGTTGATTGGGTTGATATTTTTAAGGGCCTTATCATAATGATGGTTGTCCTCGGCCACGAAAATGGGTTTCTTGTTAAATATATTTATTTGTTCCATATGCCTGCCTTCTTTTTTATATCGGGATATACAGCTAAGTTAAATAAACAAAGCTTTTTTACATTCACGAAAGAAAGATTCTTGAGATTGATTGTTCCGGTGTATTGTATCAATATTCTTTTCTTTTTATTTCGTTGGGTAATGAATTTGCTGGGATTTGGTTTGGTATTTTATAGTGAACCGATGAACGCGAGTGATTTTCTCCATAGTATCTACAATCTATTTGCTCTTAATATCACCTCAGATTTAGCAGGTGTATCGTGGTTCTTCATTGTTTTATTTTTAGCTTCAGTATTGCTTAAATTAGTTCATGATATTTTCCGTGGAAAAAAATTGGCGATAGCTGCTACATCAATCTTGTTATTTGTTGTAGGATACTGGTTTGTAAGACATAATATCAGATTTCCAAAAACATTATTTGATCTGGTTCTGATCGCTCAGTTTTATTTCATGTGTGGGCGTTTATTATCTGAGAGTGGTTTTATGTCAAAGATTAAGTTCAATATTGATATTCTTGCTTGTATACTCGTAATACTTATATACCCTTTATATTATTTTGCTAATATATATTGGGGAGGGACAGACTACCCTAGTAGAAGCTTCGGCAACCCTATAATTAATGTGATTTCCGCTTTTATTGGCATAACCGCTACTATTGCTATAAGTTATCTTTTGAGGAATATTAGAATACTTAAATGGATTTTTATAAAATTGGGCGAAATAACGCTAGCGATTGCATTTATGCATTTTCTCGCTTTTAGAGTTTTCTTCGGGATTTTGTATCTGCTTAATATCGTTGATCGCTCCCAGGTGCAACAGCTAATTCCTAGCCAGAATGCGAATTATCAGCTAGTGCTGTTTATATTTACAATTGCCTTCTGCTGGATAATAAATTTCATATTACAGAAAAACGATGTTTGCGCGGCATTAATACTTGGCGTGAAGACGAAACCCTTCAACCGTATATCTTCCGTATTAGATTATATATTCAAACCGCTTCTTGATTTATGTGTAAGATTAAAGCTGTATTGTTCCAATCAATTATCAGCTGTGATACCTTATATTAAGCAAAGACCGATCTTATTTATATTCATGTTCATTATTATTGGATATAAGATCGTGTACTTTATGCGGCCATGGATCAATGTGAATGATGAGCTACTGATTCTAATAAGTTCTCAAAAAGGACTGGGCTCAATTTATGAATATATTGCTAATGTTAGTCTAAGCCAAGGTAGAGCCTATTTTCTGGGCAACTTAGTGGCCCTAATAATCTTTACAATTAAGAATGTTTATGTATTCCGCATCATTTGTTTATTGATACTTGTTTCTAACATCTATTCTTTCATTTTATTATGCAATAAGATCTGGAATAATACTGTTTTAAGCTGGATGTTATGCTTCTTATTTTTCGTAAGTCTTACTTTTTCATGGGAACCAGCTATTCCTAATGCTTATATCACATTCTATGGGGTAAGTATTACCGCATTGTTCTTATCATTAAGATATTTCTACCTATATATTGAGAATAAACAAACGAAATTCATTGTTTTGAGTATATTGGGATATATATTATGTCTCTTTACGTATGAGTTGTTTATTATATTTGCGCCACTATATTTATTAATAGCAATGAGTCGAATCAAGGGATTGAAAAAATCCATTTATAAAGTACTACCTATTATTATTTCTACAGCGGCTTATATTGTAATCTATCTGATTTGGAGAAAACTCTTCGGTTCTGGATACGAGGGTGCAAAGGTAGATCTCGCTAGCTTCTCCATTGTTGATTGTTTAAGAGCGATAGTAGTGATAGGACTTAGCGCTCTTCCAGGCGCATTATTATTAATCTCTAAATATCGGTATATATATTTTGATTTATATGGTGATCAACAATTTCAAAGTAAATACCTTAATATCATTGCACAGGTGTTCACAGTTCAAAATGTCATTCTAGGTCTTCTGGCATTCTATATCTTCTATAAATTATTACAAGAATCCAGAAGAGTTGTATTCTCAAATAGAATGATTATATATATAGGGATTGCTGCGGTATACATTTTTATCCCAAGTACAATATTGGCAGTGACTCCGCTCTATCAGGAAGCAGTGAAGAATAGTTCATTTATTACTTTAAATGCCTCTTATTTTTCACTATTTGCATGTATTCTGTTCTTTTGTTTATTGGTAATTAAGTTGCTACAGAGAGTTGGTTCTGAGAAAAAACAAAAGTTGGTTATCTTTCTAGGCGCTGCTTTTATTGCTATGATGTGTATTCTTAGTAATTTTCAGAGCGATACAATTACCAAACATCAGAATTATTTGAAACAGAGACTATCCTTTATTAATTCATTTATTAATAGTGATAGCTTCCGCAATATTCAAGATGGTGCGGTGATCTATGCTCCTTCAATATTTAAATCTGAAATGAGCCTAGCTATTCATGATTCGTTTTGGGATGAATACACCAAAATACGAATAGGAAAAAACGTTCACTTCACCAAAGAATTACCTGATTCTAGTGTCCATAATCCAGTATACTATTTAAAGGATATTGAGCTTGATTCAAGTCAAGAACGTTATCTCGTATTTGGCAAGATTGACGTTACTAACCAGCATAATGATTACTTAAGTGATGATGCTTTGGTGATATATAGTGGTAAACAGCGACAGCATATTATTGAAGGTAAGGTAAAAGATAATGGTATAGGGGAGATCAGCCTAAATGATCAAGGCACTACGTTTATGAATGGTGAATATCAGATCAGTGTTAGAAGTCAAGATGCGTTTACTAGTGATCAACTACCTGGATCTATGATATTTGCACTCAAAGGTCAGAAATTTTATTTGAATAGTATTCGTTTAGTCACTGGCCACTATGAAAGTTATGATTTACATGGACAAAAAGAAGGAAATACATTGGCTACAGGTACAGATAAATTGGGTTGGTATGCTCCTGAGAGTAATGGAAGCGGCACATGGATGAGTAAGGAAGCTAGTGTACGATTATTAACTGGACAAGCAGGTTCGCTTATCGTTAAAGGGTATATGACTGATTATATAGATTCTAACGAAATAGCTATTCTTGTCGACGGTGTTGAAATGGGAAGACAAACAGTAAGAAAAGGGGAATTTACCTTCAATGTTAAAGTTCCTGTAGATAAGAGTATTAAGGTTACTCTAGAAGCAGGAAAAACAATGATACCGGCTGATTTGAACATCAATAAGGATACAAGAGAGCTTTCTGTTTTAATAACCTCTATTAAAGCTGAATAGTAAAATGTGCGGTATTTAGAATTTTTACATGGCCCTATGTAACCTATGATGTAGAAGCTTCTGATATCCTTAATACGCAGGTGGAAAAATGGAAAAAATTCAAGTTCTCATGTCGACATACAATGGAGAGACCTATATTGAAGAGCAGCTTCAGAGTATTTTACGACAAACGTATCCTAATATAACTATTCTTATTCGTGACGATGGTTCAAGCGATGATACAGTGACCATCATTCAGAAATATATGAGTATGTATTCTGACAAGATTTATTTGATACAAGGTAGTAATGTAGGGGTTAAGCAAAGCTTCTATGAATTAATTCAAGCAGATCAATCCGATGCAGCATACTGCTGTTTTTGTGATCAAGATGATATTTGGATGGATGACAAGATTGAAAGAGCAATTAAACTTTTACAATCCTGCGATACTGCGGGATTGTATTTCTCATCAACGATGCTAACTAATCACATGCTAAATCCGATCAAGGTTTGGCCAACTCCTCCATACAAGACGCTACATTTCTACAATGCTTTAGTAGAAAATATTGCTGTAGGAGCAACAGTGGTTATGAATAAAACAGCGAGGGATTTGATCGCTTCAAAAATGATAGATACAGATAATCTTCAAATGCATGACTGGTGGGCTTATCTATGCGTATCTGCATTTGGCAGGTTATACTATGACGAAAGGCCATCTATTTATTATAGGCAGCATAGTAGTAATGTTGTTGGAGGTCATAGTACGTTATATCACAAATTGTGTAGTAAGTGGCAGAGCTTCCGTAAGCATTCTGGAGATAAACTATTGAAGAAACAAGCAATGGAGTTTTACAAGCACTACGGGGATGCGTTAGATATTGAGAAGCTCGAACAATTGAAGCTATTTATTCAAGATCGAGGCTCATTAAAAGACAAGTATCTGTTTCTTCAAAGATCAAAGCTATATCGACAATCTTTTCTAGAGAATCAACTACTTAAAATTCTTATTTTAATAGACTATATCTAGAATTTGCGTTTACTATTTCTAACACAAAGGATCAAATTCAAGGCGTGTCAGCGTCTCTCGAACTTGATCCTTTGTGTTGTCTTACTGCGGAGCTTTATTATTTAGTAGCTTGCTGAAGCTAGAACTGCAGTTTGGTTATTATTTGCCTCTACTTCAGGTATAGTAACAGTTTCAATGATATACCTCGGACGGACTTTAACTTCCTTATATATTTTTCCAATGTATTCTCCGATTAATCCCATAGCCAACAATTGTAGTCCGCCAATGAACCAGATCGACAGCATTAATGATGACCAACCTGAAGCAGTTTGTTCTGTTAATTTGCTAATAATAGAATAAAGAGCGACTAATATACTGAATAAAGACATTAGTATTCCTATAGCAGAAATCATACGAATTGGAGTCACACTAAAGGAGGTTATTCCATCGAAAGCAAAGGCTAACATCTTTTTTAATGGATATTTTGATTCTCCTGCAAAACGTTCATTTCGATCATAATATACTTCTGTAGATTTGAAACCAATCAATGGTATAATTCCTCTTAGAAACAAGTTAACTTCCTTAAATGTAGAAAGATGCTCAACAGCTCTCTTGCTCATCAAACGATAGTCAGCATGATTAAATACGACATTAACTCCCATAGAATGCATTAGTTTATAGAATGCAAGAGCAGAATTACGCTTAAAGAAAGTATCGGTTGAGCGTCCTCGTCTAACTCCATAAACAACGTCATATCCCTCTTGATACTTTTCAAGAAATTCGTATATAACATGAATATCATCTTGAAGATCAGAATCAATGGAAACTATACAGTCTGAAAAATCCTTTGCGAAAATTAAACCTGCTAATAATGCATTTTGATGTCCAGCATTTTTAGCAAGCTTCATTCCATGCACATAAGGATTAGTCGTATTATGTTCATTAATAATACTCCAAG
This window of the Paenibacillus sp. FSL R10-2734 genome carries:
- a CDS encoding glycosyltransferase family 2 protein, which codes for MGISDTKIPALTLVIPCFNEEAVLPETIKQLTIIFDDLISKSKISINSMILLVDDGSRDSTWSIINEHNTTNPYVHGMKLAKNAGHQNALLAGLIFAKDFSDCIVSIDSDLQDDIHVIYEFLEKYQEGYDVVYGVRRGRSTDTFFKRNSALAFYKLMHSMGVNVVFNHADYRLMSKRAVEHLSTFKEVNLFLRGIIPLIGFKSTEVYYDRNERFAGESKYPLKKMLAFAFDGITSFSVTPIRMISAIGILMSLFSILVALYSIISKLTEQTASGWSSLMLSIWFIGGLQLLAMGLIGEYIGKIYKEVKVRPRYIIETVTIPEVEANNNQTAVLASASY
- a CDS encoding glycosyltransferase family 2 protein, coding for MSTYNGETYIEEQLQSILRQTYPNITILIRDDGSSDDTVTIIQKYMSMYSDKIYLIQGSNVGVKQSFYELIQADQSDAAYCCFCDQDDIWMDDKIERAIKLLQSCDTAGLYFSSTMLTNHMLNPIKVWPTPPYKTLHFYNALVENIAVGATVVMNKTARDLIASKMIDTDNLQMHDWWAYLCVSAFGRLYYDERPSIYYRQHSSNVVGGHSTLYHKLCSKWQSFRKHSGDKLLKKQAMEFYKHYGDALDIEKLEQLKLFIQDRGSLKDKYLFLQRSKLYRQSFLENQLLKILILIDYI
- a CDS encoding glycosyltransferase; this encodes MDYNKKLSVIVPVYNTEKYLNRCLDSVLAAIPEHSEILIINDGSPDQSEVIALSYCEKYPEIIRYFHKGNGGLSDAKNYGLSHATGEYIIFLDSDDYIEPDMYREILGEMQQTGSQLGICDINCEYEVEGTNLISCCYNPNRGSTFFQILDTPLMAASWNKIIHRSLFEGLDYPTGLNNEDVAVTPIILGRANHCVIVKKPMYKYVQRPGSIQNSTFNNKRFVIIETTNIAIERAADFPLHIQEQIKGSLYIHQILGLVLYPIRQQSFLKRYSMIKEYMKKVDGYFIDFFQNRYVMDNGMTDTYKNRIFKRLSTRLLKKKLYLVTSIFFGLVNLAEQINSQMVKKGHK
- a CDS encoding acyltransferase family protein; translated protein: MSVDLNVNKRVDWVDIFKGLIIMMVVLGHENGFLVKYIYLFHMPAFFFISGYTAKLNKQSFFTFTKERFLRLIVPVYCINILFFLFRWVMNLLGFGLVFYSEPMNASDFLHSIYNLFALNITSDLAGVSWFFIVLFLASVLLKLVHDIFRGKKLAIAATSILLFVVGYWFVRHNIRFPKTLFDLVLIAQFYFMCGRLLSESGFMSKIKFNIDILACILVILIYPLYYFANIYWGGTDYPSRSFGNPIINVISAFIGITATIAISYLLRNIRILKWIFIKLGEITLAIAFMHFLAFRVFFGILYLLNIVDRSQVQQLIPSQNANYQLVLFIFTIAFCWIINFILQKNDVCAALILGVKTKPFNRISSVLDYIFKPLLDLCVRLKLYCSNQLSAVIPYIKQRPILFIFMFIIIGYKIVYFMRPWINVNDELLILISSQKGLGSIYEYIANVSLSQGRAYFLGNLVALIIFTIKNVYVFRIICLLILVSNIYSFILLCNKIWNNTVLSWMLCFLFFVSLTFSWEPAIPNAYITFYGVSITALFLSLRYFYLYIENKQTKFIVLSILGYILCLFTYELFIIFAPLYLLIAMSRIKGLKKSIYKVLPIIISTAAYIVIYLIWRKLFGSGYEGAKVDLASFSIVDCLRAIVVIGLSALPGALLLISKYRYIYFDLYGDQQFQSKYLNIIAQVFTVQNVILGLLAFYIFYKLLQESRRVVFSNRMIIYIGIAAVYIFIPSTILAVTPLYQEAVKNSSFITLNASYFSLFACILFFCLLVIKLLQRVGSEKKQKLVIFLGAAFIAMMCILSNFQSDTITKHQNYLKQRLSFINSFINSDSFRNIQDGAVIYAPSIFKSEMSLAIHDSFWDEYTKIRIGKNVHFTKELPDSSVHNPVYYLKDIELDSSQERYLVFGKIDVTNQHNDYLSDDALVIYSGKQRQHIIEGKVKDNGIGEISLNDQGTTFMNGEYQISVRSQDAFTSDQLPGSMIFALKGQKFYLNSIRLVTGHYESYDLHGQKEGNTLATGTDKLGWYAPESNGSGTWMSKEASVRLLTGQAGSLIVKGYMTDYIDSNEIAILVDGVEMGRQTVRKGEFTFNVKVPVDKSIKVTLEAGKTMIPADLNINKDTRELSVLITSIKAE